One region of Bdellovibrio bacteriovorus genomic DNA includes:
- a CDS encoding HAMP domain-containing methyl-accepting chemotaxis protein: protein MGLTLKKQLWLLCGGFLIVLSGVATLSFVNSTKLMNQFDNVANVQLPAVRNMTLADMMHDGLRSVVLASLLAAENNPEQLKEIKTEAQEKSEEFQQYLEALEKLPLNDNTRNAILETKPEMMNYIASTNKIVDLAIAEGYRAALVELPKFEASFKVLEGKMETLGELIEKDAATAHESGAAFRMINLLISIIGGLFCLVMGIWVTVSLVRRMTGFATRIEGTGNSLENTSTHLNKASQDLASGATQSAASLEETVASLEELSSMVKSNSENAKAASGLSQESFDASKAGAESVQKLITSMDALRASATKIEEVSQVIDDIAFQTNLLALNASVEAARAGEMGKGFAVVADAVRSLAQRSADSAKNISKMIQESVRQIHEGGEIANQSGELLNKFLASAQKVLEINNEIAGASHEQARGISLISEAMNKLDQASQKNAQVAQEVAQTSDQMSHLSQGMQDLVVELKDLVGQQT from the coding sequence ATGGGTTTAACCCTTAAAAAACAACTTTGGTTGCTGTGTGGCGGATTTTTGATTGTACTATCTGGCGTCGCTACACTTTCTTTCGTTAACTCCACCAAGCTGATGAATCAGTTTGATAACGTCGCCAATGTGCAACTGCCCGCAGTTCGCAATATGACGTTAGCGGATATGATGCATGATGGATTGAGGTCTGTAGTTTTGGCGTCATTGCTTGCCGCTGAAAACAATCCGGAGCAGTTGAAAGAGATCAAAACAGAAGCGCAGGAAAAGTCCGAGGAATTTCAACAATACCTTGAAGCTCTAGAAAAGCTTCCTTTAAATGATAACACTCGAAATGCGATTCTAGAAACCAAGCCGGAAATGATGAACTACATTGCATCCACAAATAAGATTGTGGATCTAGCCATCGCCGAAGGTTACCGTGCTGCGCTGGTGGAGCTTCCTAAGTTTGAAGCTTCGTTTAAAGTTCTCGAAGGCAAAATGGAAACTTTGGGTGAGTTGATTGAAAAAGATGCGGCTACGGCGCATGAATCCGGTGCGGCCTTCCGCATGATCAACTTATTGATTTCCATCATCGGTGGTTTGTTCTGTTTGGTGATGGGCATCTGGGTGACAGTGAGTTTGGTGCGTCGAATGACTGGCTTTGCTACACGCATTGAAGGCACGGGGAACTCTTTAGAAAACACGAGCACGCATTTGAATAAAGCCAGTCAGGATTTGGCTTCAGGAGCGACTCAGTCGGCCGCTTCACTTGAAGAAACAGTCGCTTCGCTTGAAGAGCTATCCAGCATGGTGAAGTCTAACTCTGAAAATGCCAAAGCGGCTTCGGGATTATCTCAAGAAAGTTTTGATGCTTCCAAAGCGGGAGCTGAGTCTGTACAAAAACTTATAACTTCGATGGATGCTTTAAGAGCTTCAGCAACGAAGATCGAGGAAGTCAGCCAAGTCATTGATGACATTGCTTTCCAAACAAATCTTTTAGCCTTGAATGCCTCTGTGGAAGCAGCCCGTGCCGGAGAAATGGGAAAAGGATTTGCGGTTGTTGCGGATGCGGTTCGCAGCCTTGCGCAAAGAAGTGCAGATTCTGCTAAAAATATTTCAAAGATGATTCAAGAAAGCGTGCGCCAGATTCATGAAGGTGGCGAAATCGCGAATCAAAGTGGTGAGCTTTTAAATAAATTTTTAGCTTCGGCTCAAAAAGTTTTAGAAATTAACAATGAAATTGCTGGCGCCAGTCATGAACAAGCCCGCGGTATCTCATTAATCAGTGAAGCTATGAATAAACTAGATCAGGCTTCGCAGAAAAATGCTCAAGTGGCTCAAGAGGTCGCGCAGACCAGCGATCAAATGTCACACTTGTCCCAAGGTATGCAGGACTTAGTGGTTGAGTTGAAGGATTTAGTCGGTCAGCAAACTTGA
- a CDS encoding tRNA (cytidine(34)-2'-O)-methyltransferase — protein MPSSDSQKLFRIVLIEPEIPQNTGNIGRTCVATNCELHLVGKMGFEINDTNLKRAGLDYWPHLSWHRHATFEDWWSKVEDTSRIWLFTTKTKRTYFEPKFQPGDWFVFGKETKGLDPDLLLKYPNQTVTIPMIGEGARSLNLATSVAIAAYEGVRQVNYSK, from the coding sequence TTGCCTAGTTCTGATTCGCAAAAACTTTTCCGCATTGTTCTGATCGAGCCCGAAATTCCGCAAAACACCGGAAACATCGGGCGCACCTGTGTTGCCACCAACTGCGAACTGCACTTGGTTGGCAAAATGGGTTTTGAAATCAACGACACCAACTTAAAACGCGCCGGCCTTGATTACTGGCCCCATCTTTCTTGGCATCGCCACGCCACGTTTGAAGACTGGTGGAGCAAAGTCGAAGACACATCCCGCATCTGGCTCTTCACAACAAAAACAAAACGCACATATTTCGAACCCAAATTCCAACCAGGCGACTGGTTCGTCTTCGGAAAAGAAACAAAAGGCCTAGATCCTGACCTCTTACTAAAATACCCAAACCAAACAGTAACAATCCCCATGATCGGCGAAGGAGCGCGCAGCCTAAACCTCGCTACTAGCGTTGCTATTGCTGCTTACGAAGGGGTTCGTCAGGTTAACTATTCGAAGTAG
- a CDS encoding glycine cleavage system protein H, with amino-acid sequence MASDDVRNFMGYLWIRQEDGVITIGINEDGLEDFEEISSVELPAEQEKIDADVVIGTLETDDGPLDIYSPVSGTVIEVNTQVVEDPSIIMEDPYEEGWLIRIEADEDYDDEDEDEDDDDDDDEDDEDYEDDED; translated from the coding sequence ATGGCATCAGACGACGTAAGAAATTTTATGGGTTATCTTTGGATCCGTCAGGAAGATGGTGTTATCACTATCGGCATCAACGAAGACGGTTTGGAAGATTTTGAAGAGATCTCTTCTGTTGAGCTTCCGGCTGAGCAAGAAAAAATCGACGCTGACGTTGTCATTGGTACTTTAGAGACTGACGATGGTCCGTTGGATATCTACTCTCCAGTGTCTGGAACTGTGATTGAAGTGAACACTCAAGTTGTTGAAGATCCATCTATTATCATGGAAGACCCTTACGAAGAGGGTTGGTTGATCCGCATCGAAGCTGATGAAGATTACGATGACGAGGATGAAGACGAAGATGATGATGATGACGACGATGAGGATGATGAAGATTACGAAGACGACGAAGACTAA
- a CDS encoding DMT family transporter — MKTARFDNLILYTICTLIWGSTYLVITFQVDAASPITSVFWRFLLAAALLFGFCFFKKQNLKYQRREHVLFALQGIFMFSVNYMLTYIAETMISSGMVALTFTLLIYYNMFGMRVFFKKPINRSVIVGSLLGGLGIVFIFLNEILHFDTNSKTILGLVIGFFATMSASIGNMVAQKSYQLRIPVLITNTWGMLYGSIFTLLVALIHGDSLAIPLNARFLSALLYLALFGSVIAFGAYLSLAGKIGAEKAAYTSVISPVIAITLSSFFENFVWTPYIITGVVLCLLGNILTLTKRAG, encoded by the coding sequence ATGAAGACCGCGCGATTCGATAACCTAATTCTGTATACCATCTGCACGTTGATCTGGGGTTCCACTTACCTTGTGATCACATTTCAAGTCGATGCAGCCTCTCCGATAACTTCGGTCTTCTGGCGATTCTTATTAGCCGCGGCTCTGCTCTTTGGTTTTTGCTTCTTTAAAAAACAGAATCTTAAGTATCAGCGTCGAGAACATGTTCTTTTCGCCCTTCAGGGAATTTTCATGTTTTCCGTGAACTACATGCTGACCTATATCGCGGAAACAATGATCAGCTCTGGGATGGTCGCGCTGACCTTCACGCTTTTGATTTATTATAATATGTTCGGCATGAGGGTTTTCTTCAAAAAACCCATCAATCGCAGTGTGATTGTGGGCTCACTCTTAGGTGGCCTAGGAATTGTTTTTATTTTTCTTAACGAGATTCTGCATTTTGATACGAATTCAAAAACCATTCTTGGTCTTGTGATCGGATTTTTTGCGACCATGTCCGCTTCGATTGGAAACATGGTCGCGCAAAAAAGTTATCAATTGCGTATTCCCGTCTTAATCACAAACACCTGGGGAATGCTTTACGGAAGCATTTTCACGTTACTCGTAGCACTTATTCATGGCGATAGCTTAGCTATACCACTGAACGCACGTTTCTTAAGTGCGCTTCTTTACTTGGCGCTATTCGGCTCAGTCATCGCTTTTGGGGCTTATTTATCTTTGGCAGGAAAAATCGGTGCTGAAAAAGCGGCCTACACCAGCGTTATTTCTCCGGTGATCGCGATCACTCTTTCCAGTTTTTTTGAAAACTTTGTGTGGACGCCGTATATTATTACCGGCGTCGTTCTTTGTCTTTTAGGAAATATTCTTACTCTGACCAAGCGGGCGGGTTGA
- a CDS encoding P-II family nitrogen regulator yields the protein MKKIEAIIKPFKLDDVVDALAEVGVEGITVSEVRGFGRQKGRTEVYKGAEYVVDFLPKIKIEVVLPDALIDSAVEAIRKTAHTGKIGDGKIFVIPVESVLRIRTGEKDEQAL from the coding sequence ATGAAAAAAATTGAGGCGATCATAAAACCCTTCAAGCTCGATGATGTCGTCGACGCACTAGCAGAAGTCGGCGTAGAAGGTATCACTGTCTCAGAAGTTCGCGGGTTCGGAAGACAAAAAGGACGTACCGAGGTCTACAAGGGCGCCGAATACGTCGTCGATTTTCTACCAAAAATAAAAATAGAAGTAGTTCTGCCTGACGCTCTGATCGATAGCGCAGTAGAGGCTATTCGTAAAACTGCACACACAGGAAAAATTGGTGACGGAAAAATCTTCGTGATTCCTGTGGAATCTGTTCTTCGCATTCGCACTGGTGAGAAGGACGAGCAGGCACTTTAG
- a CDS encoding gamma-glutamylcyclotransferase family protein, producing MTTTRFFVYGSFCEGMVHFNKIQNFLESSVLARVKATAYRLKVGFPAIVKAGSDLVPGQLVELKSSELLLSLMDEFHGYNRHDPDQSLYSREEVDVYPEGSSAPVRAWIYFLNPLKLPVNAAVIPGGDWKRSLEEHPSLTSKLSEKQVTYIQKLGKSTGREIVPIDLTLYRELMNLELIVDKGRRLALSKLGQEVYKHLA from the coding sequence ATGACTACAACACGTTTTTTCGTCTACGGATCTTTCTGTGAAGGCATGGTTCACTTTAACAAGATCCAAAATTTCTTGGAATCTTCAGTACTTGCGCGCGTTAAAGCGACGGCTTACCGATTAAAAGTAGGCTTTCCGGCTATCGTTAAAGCCGGCAGTGACCTGGTTCCAGGTCAGCTAGTGGAACTGAAAAGCTCAGAGTTGCTTTTGAGCCTCATGGATGAGTTCCACGGCTACAACCGCCACGATCCAGATCAGAGTCTTTATTCTAGAGAAGAAGTGGATGTGTATCCAGAAGGCTCATCGGCTCCAGTCCGCGCTTGGATTTACTTCCTAAATCCATTAAAACTTCCGGTGAATGCCGCTGTGATTCCTGGCGGAGACTGGAAACGTTCTCTGGAAGAACATCCATCTTTGACGTCAAAGCTTTCAGAAAAGCAAGTCACGTACATTCAAAAGCTAGGAAAATCGACTGGCCGAGAGATTGTTCCTATTGACCTGACTTTGTATCGCGAACTCATGAACTTAGAGCTGATCGTCGATAAAGGTCGTCGTTTAGCTTTATCCAAACTTGGCCAAGAGGTTTATAAGCATCTTGCCTAG
- the glnA gene encoding type I glutamate--ammonia ligase yields the protein MTGKDVLKFANEKGAKMVDLKFCDMIGTWQHLTVPLHQLTDETFENGFGFDGSSIRGWRGIEESDMIILPDPSTAMMDPFMQVPTLSLICDVCLPETLQPYNRDPRQLVKKAIAYMQSTGIADTAYFGPEAEFFIFDDVRYEQTSNSAFYMIDSEEAVWNTGRDEGGRNLGYKVRSKEGYFPALPTDTQQDLRTEICLELERCGMQVERHHHEVASAGQGEINFRFDTALNMGDKMMWFKYIVKNVAKRYGKTATFMPKPVFGDNGSGMHIHMSLWKDGKNLFAGNKYAGLSEMALYYIGGVLKHAPALCGIINPTTNSYKRLVPGFEAPTKLAYSFKNRSAAMRIPNSGPNPKARRIEFRTPDPTANIYLAEAAILMAGLDGIINKIHPGDPLDKDIYGLPPQEAAAIPSVPGTLEESLNNLRDNCSFLKKGDVFSEDLIETWIQYKIDKEVRPVQQRPVPYEFHLYYDC from the coding sequence ATGACTGGTAAAGACGTACTGAAGTTCGCCAATGAAAAAGGCGCAAAGATGGTAGATCTCAAGTTCTGTGACATGATCGGAACTTGGCAACACTTAACTGTTCCCCTTCATCAATTGACTGATGAAACTTTCGAAAACGGCTTCGGCTTTGACGGAAGTTCTATCCGCGGATGGAGAGGTATTGAAGAATCTGATATGATCATCTTGCCGGATCCAAGCACAGCCATGATGGATCCATTCATGCAGGTTCCAACTCTTTCACTTATCTGTGACGTCTGTTTGCCAGAGACTCTGCAGCCTTACAACCGCGACCCTCGTCAGCTGGTTAAAAAAGCGATCGCTTACATGCAGTCAACAGGCATTGCCGATACGGCTTACTTCGGTCCTGAAGCTGAATTCTTTATCTTTGATGATGTTCGTTATGAACAAACCAGCAACTCCGCTTTCTATATGATCGACAGCGAAGAGGCTGTTTGGAACACGGGTCGCGATGAAGGCGGCCGTAACTTGGGTTACAAAGTACGTAGCAAAGAAGGTTACTTCCCAGCTCTTCCAACAGACACACAACAAGATCTACGCACCGAGATCTGCTTGGAACTTGAAAGATGCGGAATGCAAGTGGAACGTCATCACCACGAAGTAGCTTCTGCAGGTCAAGGCGAGATCAACTTCCGCTTCGATACAGCTTTGAACATGGGCGATAAAATGATGTGGTTTAAATACATCGTTAAAAACGTGGCAAAACGCTACGGCAAAACAGCGACGTTCATGCCAAAACCTGTTTTCGGTGATAACGGCTCTGGAATGCACATTCATATGTCTTTGTGGAAGGATGGAAAAAATCTTTTCGCGGGTAACAAATATGCGGGTCTTTCTGAAATGGCGCTTTACTATATTGGCGGCGTTTTGAAACATGCTCCTGCTCTTTGCGGCATTATCAATCCAACGACAAACTCTTATAAACGTCTGGTTCCAGGTTTCGAAGCACCAACAAAATTGGCTTACAGCTTTAAAAACCGTTCTGCAGCAATGCGTATCCCGAATTCAGGACCAAATCCAAAAGCGCGTCGTATTGAATTCCGTACTCCAGATCCAACGGCAAATATCTATCTTGCTGAGGCGGCGATCTTGATGGCGGGCCTTGATGGTATTATCAATAAGATTCACCCAGGTGATCCACTTGATAAAGATATTTACGGCCTTCCTCCGCAAGAGGCAGCGGCAATTCCTTCTGTCCCTGGAACTTTGGAAGAAAGTTTGAATAATCTTCGCGATAACTGCAGCTTCTTAAAAAAGGGCGACGTGTTCAGTGAAGATCTGATCGAAACTTGGATCCAGTACAAAATCGACAAAGAAGTGCGTCCGGTTCAGCAAAGACCTGTTCCGTACGAATTCCACTTGTACTACGACTGTTAA
- a CDS encoding DUF1328 family protein — MLRAAIIFFIIAIVAFIFGASGIAGMSMEIGRLLLMVFLALAVITFLINLIGGKRGHR; from the coding sequence ATGCTTAGAGCCGCGATTATCTTCTTCATCATCGCAATCGTCGCTTTTATCTTCGGAGCTTCAGGAATCGCAGGTATGTCGATGGAAATCGGCCGCCTACTGTTGATGGTATTCCTGGCTTTGGCGGTAATCACTTTCCTTATCAATCTTATCGGTGGGAAACGGGGACACAGGTGA